The window GCCGGGTGTTCCGGGCTCATCCGGAGCTGGCCCGGCGCCTGGTGGCGGGAGGGCACGAGCTGGGCAACCACACGCTGCATCACCGGATGCTGACCCCGCGTCCGGATCGGAGGGTGATCGACGCCGAGATCGACGGCTGGCAGCGGGCGGTGGAGGAGGCCCTGGGCGGGCCGTATCCCACCCGCTGGTTTCGTCCGCCCGGGATGGCGGGTTTTACGGTGGAGGCCGACCCGGAGATCCTGGAGGCCGTGCGAGGGCGAGGGATGCGGGTGGCCCTCTGGACCCTGGATGTCTATCGATCGCTGGAGCGGGTGGGGATCCGGGATCCGGAGCGGGTGGCAGCCTTCCTGCGGGAGCGGGTGCGGGGTGGGGAGATCGTCCTGCTGCACATCAGCACGTCGAACGTGGAGGGAGTCCGCCGGGCGCTGCCGGAGCTGGCGGCCCGCTTCCGGCTGGTCACGTTGAGCGAGATGTTCCCACCGGATTCCCCATAATTAGGCGTGGAGATCCTCTGCGATCCATAGCAGTCCTGCGGCGGCGTGGCGCTCTGCCCGGCCGGGAGGACGCGGATCGCGGCTGGAAGGCTCTATCCGATCTCTTTACCATGCGTCGCGTTATAACCCCGACCGATCCCCCGGTAAATGAAGCCCAGCTCGCGCATCATCTCCGGCTCGTAGATGTTGCGGCCGTCGATGATCACCGGCCGCCGCATGAGCTGCTTGATGCGTGGGAGATCCAGATGCTTGAACTCGTTCCAGTCCGTCACCACCACCAGGGCGTCGGCGCCCGCAGCCAGCTCATAAGGATCCGCGCACATGATCACCTGGGGCAGGACCCGCGCGGCGTTGGGCATGGCGACCGGATCATAGGCCCGCACGACAGCCCCCTCCTGGAGGAGCAGCCCCGCGATCTCCAGGGCCGGGGCCTCCCGGATGTCATCGGTGTTCGGCTTGAAGGCCAGCCCCAGCAGCCCGATCACCATGCCCCGCAGATCCTCCAGGATCTCCTTCAGCTTCCACACCACTCGCCGCCGCTGATCCCGGTTGATCTCCACCACCGCCTGCAACAGCTGCGGATGACACCCGTGGACAACCGCCATGTGAATGAGGGCCTTGACGTCCTTGGGGAAACAGTTATGGATCCAAATACCGGGCCCAGCAATCAGCGTTCCATGTTCAGTTTCCATGCTAAAAACAGAATCATTAGTCTCATATTTTTGCACAGAAACGACCTCAACTGTCGCAAATCCTTCATGATTTCGGTATCCTAATGGGGCGATTCGACGCTGATATCCGGCCAGGATGGCCTCGGCCTCTTGCCATTGAGAGGTGCTGAGCATGTCCCGAATCCGGACGATTTGATCGAACCCGTTCACGCGAATCACATATGCCTTTACCTTGGACTTGTTCATCATCTTCTCTGCGACTGAGGCCACAATCCCCAAGGATTGAAGCATTAGAAGCACACCGTAGGCAAGTTTAGGGCTAACTGTTGCAAACTCGAAGTTAACATGTCGTTTTTGATTTAACAACGTGATGCTACCATCTCCGCTAAATAGTCCGCGAAGCAGGGCAATTCGCAACAAACGAGACCACCCAAAAGCCTGAGGAGGTATTGATTTGGTGTAAGAATTTGTTCCGCACTGAAGAACATCTCGGATCAAATATGCCAAAATACGAGATGAGATCAAAGTAACCAAAGCACCTTCCTGCCTTGACGATTTGTATCGAATTCGGTAATAATCGAGCAGATTATGAAGATCTTGAATCAGATCGCTCTCGTGAATTCCAAAACTGAACCCTATCCGTTCTCGAGTCGAGTTATACCTTCCAGGCTCCAGGGAAATCCATCCCTCTGCGAGATAATATCCGATAAGCCGGGCAAAATTTTCATCCAGCCGGAATGCCCCAGGACAGGTTGTGGAGGATCGCCCGCGATTTGTAAAACAATCAATCTGAGTTGCTGGGGTGCTTATATACTGGTTAATTCGAGCAAACAATCGCAATGGCATATAATTTTTCCGATAAATTTCGTATAAAAGACGATAATCCTTGCTGGATATTATTTTCTTTATAAAATCGTATTGTTCGGAAAACTTTCCGCCCAGGGCGCGGACCTTGACCTGAGGGGCGATGGGCGCATCGATAAGGGCTGTTAGGAGATCCATCTCCTCTGATTCGTCGATCGGAAGAGTCCAATCATAAACCAAGGGCAAGGGAATGCGATCCCCAGGTTGCACTTGCGCCGCGGGAACAACTTCAAAGATCCCTTCGGCTTCACGATATCGGATCACCGGATGATCGGCAGTAAGTACAATCCGCCGGCCCATGCGGGCATAGATCTCCACCATCTGCCCTTGGTAAGGCCGGCGGGTGAGCGCTTGAACGCGCGTTGGAACAATTTGAGCTTGTTCTGGATCGAAAGTCAGTGTCCAGAGCTGCTCGGGATACACCACGATCGCATGGGGCCCTCCCCAGGAGTAGAACAGATCTCGTATAGAAGTAACGTGGAGTCCTTGTGTAGTCATGGCATAAACGATGGTATCACCGTGGAAACACGACCCACCCCACCCTACCCCCGCGTCCAGGAAGGCGCGGCCGATGCGCTTGTCGTAGCCCATGCCGGCCGCCACCTCCTTCACATCGGCCCCCAGGGCCTCGCAGATGTTGGCGATCTCATTGATGAAGGAGATCTTGGTGGCCAGGAAGGCGTTGGAGGCGTATTTGATCATCTCCGCCGTGCGCAGATCGGTGATCATGATGGTGCTGCGCAGGGGCAGATACAGCTGGGCCACCTTCTCCGCCGCCTCCCGATCCAGCGAGCCCAGGACGATGCGATCGGGGTTCATGAAGTCGTAAACCGCCGATCCCTCCCGCAGGAACTCGGGGTTGGAGACCACCCAGAAGGGAATGGGCCGGCGCTGGCGGCTGCGCACGATGTCCGCCACCCAATCTCCGGTCCCCACCGGCACCGTGCTCTTGTTGACGATGATGAGGGGATGGTCCATCACCTCCCCGATGCGCTCCGCGGCCATGCGCACATACCGGAGATCCGCCTCCCCGTCCACTCCTTCAGGAGTCCCCACGGCGATGAAGACGAACTCCGCAGGCAGGCCGTTAATGCCTTCCTCATATGAGGTCGTGAAGGAAAGGCGGCCCGCCTTCATATTGCGGCGGACGATCTCCTCAAGCCCCGGCTCGAAGATGGGGAGCCGGCCTTCCTGCAGCATGGCGATCTTTTCTTCATTGATATCCACGCACGCCACCCGATTGCCCAGGTCCGCCAGGCAAGCCGCGGTGGTCAATCCCACGTAGCCGGCTCCGATCACGCAGATCCGCTTCATCTCCGCCTCCTGCCGGGATCGAACATCGATGCGCGCCCTCGCTCATCCGGCGAGGGTTCGGGCGGCGGGGCGTTCCCCGTCCGTCCGCGCGGGGGCCGGGAGCACCCCGGCCATCAGCAGGCCCACCTGCTGCAGCGTGGCCTCCGCCGCCTCCAGGACGGCCACGATGCGCCCCCGATACATCACCGCGATCCGATCGGATAGGGAGAAGATCTCGTCCAGCTCCGTGGAGACCAGGAGCACGGCCACCCCCTGATCCCGCATCTCCACGATCTTGCGATGGATGTATTCGGTGGCCCCCACGTCGAGCCCCCGGGTGGGCTGGTTGGCCACCAGCAGCCGGATGGGCCGGGACAGCTCCCGGGCAGCGATCACCTTCTGCTGGTTGCCGCCGGAGAGGTTGCGGGCAGGCGTGTAGGGGCTCGGGGTTCGAATGTCATAGAGGGCGATGAGACGGCGAGCGTGCTCCAGGATCGCCTGGGGTTGCCGCTGGAGGCCCCGGGCGAAGGGCGGGCGGTCATAAGCGTTCAGAACCAGGTTGTCCGCGACGGAGTAAGGCAGCACCAGGCCGTGCTTCTGCCGATCCTCCGGGATGTGTGCCATCCCGCGGTCGATCAGGGCCCGGGGCGGACGGCCGGTCACCTCCTCCCCAAGCAGGAACACCCGACCGCCGGCGACGGGGCGCAACCCCACCAGAGCCTCGATCAGCTCGGTCTGTCCGTTCCCCTGCACCCCCGCGATCCCCAGGATCTCGCCGGCGCGCACGGAAAAGCTCACCCCATCCACCGCCAGCGCCCCCCGGTCGTCCCGCACCCGCAGATCCTCCACCCGCAGGACCTCCTCCCCGGGCCGCGCGGGGGCTTTCTCCACCGTCAGCATCACCTCGCGCCCGACCATCATCGCGGCCAGATGGGCCTCGTCCGCCTCCTCCGGCGTCAGCACGCCCACCACCCGCCCGTTCCGGAGCACAGTGATGCGGTCCGCCACCGCCAGCACTTCTTTCAGTTTGTGGGTGATGAAGATGATGGAGACCCCCTGCCGCTGCAGGTGGCGCATGACCCGGAACAGCTCCTCGGTCTCCTGGGGCGTCAGCACCGCCGTGGGCTCGTCCAGGATCAGGATGTCGGCGTTGCGGTAAAGGGCCTTGAGGATCTCCACCCGTTGCTGGACGCCCACCGGCAGGTCCTTCACCAGGGCCTCCGGGTCCACCTCCAGGCCGTAGCGGCGGGAGAGCTCCCGCACCTCCTGAACCGCCCGGCGCAGGTCCAGGAAGGGGCCGCGGCGGATCTCCTGGCCCAGGATGATGTTCTCGGCCACGGTGAACACCGGCACCAGCATGAAGTGCTGGTGGACCATCCCGATCCCCAGGCGGATGGCGTCGTTCGGCCGGCGCAGCTCCACCGGCTGCCCCTTCACGTAGATCTCGCCTTCGTCCGGATGATACAGGCCGTAGAGGATGTTCATCAGGGTGGTCTTGCCGGCCCCGTTCTCCCCCAGGATGGCGTGGATCTCGCCCCGGCGCAGGGAGAAGTTCACGTGGTCGTTGGCCACCACCCCGGGGAACCGCTTGACGATCCCTACCGCCTGAAGGATCTCCCCATCGGCGGAGAAGGGCAGGGCCGCCGGGCGCTGAGTCCGACGGCGAGGCGGCAGCGCCTCGCGCTCATAGGGCTGTCCGTCCGCCGCCGGCGGGATGGTGCGGCCGACGATGCCGGTGAGCACCAGCATGGTCATCACGTAGGGCACCATCCCCACGAACTGGGAGGGAGCGGGGAACTCGAACTGCTGGGCGTTGGCCTGCAGGGCCTGGGCCGCCCCGAACAGCAGCGTGGCCGCCCACGCCCCGAAGGGGGTCCAGTTCCCGAAGATCATCGCCGCCAGGGAGATGAAGCCCCGGCCGTTGGTCATCAACGGCTCGAAGGCCGGCACCGACTCCAGGGTGAAGTAGGCCCCCGCCAGCCCGGCCATCGCCCCACCCAGAATCACATTGATATAGCGCATGCGGATCACATCGATGCCCAGGGTGTCCGCCCCCCGGGGATGCTCCCCCACCGCCCGGGTGCGCAGCCCCCAGACAGTATGGAAAAGCAGGATGTGGACCGCCAGGACCAGGAGGGGGGCCAGCCAGGTGATGGGTTGCTGGCTGAAGATGCTCCCCACCAGGGGGAGCTCCGAGAGCACCGGGAGGGAGATACGGGGGAGCACGCCGGGGGAATGGGGCATCTGACCGCCGAAGAACAGCTGGCGGTTCAGGTAACCGGTGATCCCCACCGCCAGGATGTTGATCACCGTCCCGCTGATGATCTGATCGGTCTTATACGTGATCGAGAGGACGGCATGGAGCAGGCCCAGGAGCGCCCCGCTCAGGATGGCCACCAGCACGCCCAGGAGCAGCGCCACCATGCCGGGCGCGCCGGCATCGTAGATGTAAAGGGAAGCTGTGAAGCCGGTGAAGGCCGCGGTGAGCATCATCCCCTCGATGGCGATGTTGACCACCCCGCTGCGCTCGCAGAAGATCCCGGAGAGGGCTCCCAGCACCAAAGGGGTAGAGACCCGGATGGTGGTGGCCAGCATGCTGACGAGGATCACCGCCGCGGGATACCGTCCGTATCCCAGGGCCACTGCCGCCCCGAAGATCAGGGCGATCACCCCGATGATGAAGCCGAACCGTCGCGCGTCCATCCCCTCTTCGCTCCCCGATCGGATCCCCTCAGGTGCCCCACGCATCGTTCGTGGGATATCTTGAGGTCATCCTCTTCACAGCTCTCCCCATCCTCGGGTGAGCACCATCCGCTCCTCCTCCGCCGCGCCCCGGAACAGCGGCCGATACAGCGTGCGCACGATCGCCTCGGCGGCCACGAACATCAGGATCAGGGCCTGGATCACCGAGATCAGATCCACCGGGACCTGGGTGAGGAACTGCATGCGGCTGGCCCCGTTGCGCAGGGCTCCGAAGAGGAAGGCGGCCAGCACCACCCCCAGGGGGTGAACCTTCCCCAGCAGGGCGATGGCGATGGCGTCGAAGCCGTAGCCCAGGTTGAAGCTCAGCTCGTGCCGGTAATTCAGCCCCGTCACCTGCACCGCGCCCGCCATCCCGGCCAGGAAGCCGCTCATGGCCATCGTGAGCACGGTGATCCGGACGATGGGGATGCCCGCATAGCGGGCCGCGTGAGGGTTCAGGCCGACCGTCCGGATCTCGAAGCCCAGGGTGGTCCGCCAGAGCAGCCAGGCCACCAGCAGGGCCATCCCCAGGGCGATCAGGAACCCGGCGTGCAACCGGAGATCCGGATCGGCGAACAGCCGGGGGAGACGGGCGGTCTCCGCGATGCGAGGGGTGCGGGCCACCACATTGGTCGGGCTGGGATCCCGCATGGGGCCGTTCAGGAGATAGCTGGCCATCAGCAGGGCGATGTAGTTCATCATGATCGTGTTGATGACCTCGTGCCCGCCGGTGCGGGCCTTCAGCCAGCCCGGGATGGCGGCCCACAGGGCGCCGGCCAGCGCCCCACCCAGGATGGCCAGCGGCAGATGCAGGAGAGCCGGGATGGTCCCGCCCACCAGAGGGGGAAGGGCGTAGCCGATCCACGCCGCGACGATGGCCCCCAGGGCCAGCTGGCCTTCCGCCCCGATGTTGAACAATCCTCCGTGGAAGGCCAGGGCGATGCCCAGCCCGGCGAACACGTAGGGGGTCATCTGCACCAGGGTTTCGCTCAACGCCTTGGGGGAGCCGAAGGCCCCTTCCCACAGCCCCTGATAAGCCAGGAGGGCCAGCTGAGGCTTGCCGGTGGCGATGAAGACCACTACCCCGCCGATCCCCATCGCAGTCAGGACCGCCAGGATGGGGACCCAGAGAGCGCCGCTCTGAACGGATTGCCGAAGCGCCCGGGTGAGCTCATCCAGGCGCCCGCCCCACGTCCGCGCCAGCCCGCGAAGGCTCCGCTCCACATCCCACCTCCTTGCCCGTCCGCTACCCCGGGTTCAGGTCTCGCTACGCTGAGATGTTCCATCCATCATTCGTGGGACATCTCAGCGGATGAGACGTCTGATCGCTTTCAAGGGCCGGATGCCGAACGGCAACCGCCCTCCCCGATCCGATGTGGTTTGAATTTTACGTGGGGAGCCTTTCGCCCGGCAAACGGGATCGGTTCGGAGGCATCCGAACTTCTCACTTCGCCGCAGCGCCCATCAACCAGTCCTTCAGCACCGAACCGATGTCGGACAGAGGACCTCGATGGAGGGTGCACGGGGGAAGGGCGGTCAGGAACCAGGCTCCATACGTGCGGGTCAGCACCCGCCGATCCAGGATCACCACCACCCCCCGGTCGGAACGGCGGCGGATCAGGCGCCCGAAGCCCTGGCGGAACCGCAGCACCGCCTCCGGCACCGCGTAATCCAGGAACGGATCGCGGTAGCGGGCGCTCCGGGCGGCGAAGATCGGCTCGTCGGGAACCTCGAAGGGCAGCTTGGCGATGATCAGACATGAGAGGGCTTCCCCGGGGATATCCACCCCCTCCCACAGGCTGCGGGTCCCCAGCAGCACCGCCCGCTCCGCCGAACGGAAGCGTTCCACCAGCTGGCGCCGGGAGCTTCCGTCCCCCTGCTCGTAGACGGAGATGCCGAGCCGGGCGAGGGGATCGGCGAGGGCCCGGGCGGCCCGCCGCAGGGGCGCGTAAGCCGTGAAGAGCACCATGGTGCGTCCGCCGATGGCCCGGGCCGCCTCCAGCACCGCCTGCTCCACCGCCCGCTGGTAGCCTGCCTGCCCCGGCTCCGGGATGTCCGTCACCAGATACACCAGGGCGTTCCGCCGGTAATCAAAGGGGGAATCCAGGGCCAGCTCCTCCATCTCCCAGGCCCCCAACCGCTCTTTCAGAAACGCAAAGGAAGGAGCCTGGCGTTCCCGATCCACCGTCTGCAGGGTGGCCGAGGTCATGATCACGCAGCGCCGGGACCCCAGCAGGTGCCGCCGCACCAGCGGGCCCACTTCCAGGGGGGCCGCGTGCAGACGGACATGAGGCCAGCTCCCCTCTTCCCCATGGCCTTCCAGCCAGTAAACGGTGTCCGGGGAGGGATTGCGGATGGCCGCCTCCAGGACCTGACGGGCCCTTTCGAAGTCATGGCTTAAAACCTGGGCCAGGCCCAGCGGCTCCTCCACCTCGGCGAAGCCGTGCTCCAGCAGCTCCGTCAGCGCCGTGCGGATGGCGGCCAGCGTCTCCTGGACGGTCCGCCACCGGGCTGAGAGCAGATCCCATGCCTGCTCCACCGCAGCCCAGGCCGGGCGCTGGCGCTCGGCCCCCTGGAGGAGGACCTTGCGGGCGTGTTCCCCCCGCCCCGGCGCAGCGGCCTCCAGGAAGGCAACGAGGGCGTCCATCAGGACGTCCACGCCGGTGCGGGCAGCCTCTACGGCCTCGCTCAACCGGCGCGTCAGGCCGGTCAGGGGGCCGCGGAGGGCAGGGGGCAGGCCCCGGCTCAAGGTGGTCAGCGCGCCGGCCAGCCCCCCGGTCCGGTGATCCCGAGCCCCGCCGGCTTCCTGGAGCAGACGCAGCAGCCCGAAGCGATCGATCTCCACCGTAAGCTGCCGGGTGGCCGCTTCCTCCAGGTGGTGGGCCTCATCGATGATCAGGTGGCGGTGCTCCGGGAGCACCATGTTCTGGGTCGTCACATCGGCGAAGAGGAGGGCATGGTTGACGATGATCAGGTGGGCGGCCTCGGCGGCCTTGCGGGCGCGGTGGAGGAAGCAGCCTCCCTCGCCCCAGGCGGCGCAGACCTCGGCCGTGCAGGCCTCGTTGTCGGCGGAGAGACGGGCCCACAGTGCGCGCTCCGCGGGTGTGGGCAGATACAGCTCGTCCCCATCGCCGGTGCGGGTGGTGGGCAGCCACACCAGGATCTTGACCAGCATGCGCAGCTCGTCGATGCTGGAGGGCCCGGCGTGCCGCAGCTGCATCAGCCGCGCCGGGCAGAGATAATGGGCCCGCCCCTTGAGGAGCGCCACCCGCAGGGCCGATCCATCCGCCATCCCGGACTCCGAGATCAGGCGCTGGAGGACGGGGATGTCCTTCTGAAGCAGTTGCTCCTGGAGGGGGATCGTGTAAGTGGAGATCACCACTCGCTCGCCGTTGTGCAGGGCCCAGACGGCGGCGGGGATCAGATAGGCCAGGCTCTTGCCCACCCCGGTCCCCGCCTCGATCATCCGGTGGGTTCCCTCATTGAAGGAGGCGGCCACGGCCCGGAGCATCTCGACCTGCTGGGGACGGTGTTCATAGTCCGGGAAGATACGGGAGAGGGCGCCTCCCGGCTCCAGCAGCCGGGCCAACGCCTCCTCATCCAGCGGCTGAGGCTCGCGGCGGGGGCGGAGGGGGCGGGCCCGCACGGGGGGCGGGGCCAGATAGGCCTCGGCGGTGGCCCGGCCCTTCGCCCGCAGCTGGGCCCCGATGCTCTGGTCCGCGAACCGGCCCCGCTGCACGGCCCGCAGGGCTTCCTCGAAGAAGCGGCGCGGGGGCCATGGGAAGCGGGCCGCGTGCCGGACGATCTCCTCCAGGATGGGCTCGGGGAGCTGGCAAGCCCGCTCGAACAACGCCTGGAACAGCCGGTGGGTCAGCCGGGCGTCCTCCAGGGCCCGGTGCACCACCTCCACCGGGATCCCCAGGTCGCGGGCCAGGGTGGAGAGGCTGTGGCCACCGGCGTAAGGGACCAGGATGGCCGCCAGCTCATAGGTGTCCAGGGCTTCGTTCTCCCGGAAGAGACCGTAGCGGCGCAGAAAGGCCAGGTCCTGATCGATGGAATGCCCCACCAGGACGGCGTCCCCCACCAGCGCCCGGAGGCGAGGGAGCAGGGCCCGCAACGGCGGCGCCTGCTCGGCCTCCTCCGGACGGATGCCGGTGAGCTCCACAACGGCGGGCGGGATGGGGCGCTCAGGGCGGACCAGCGTTCCCCATTCGTCCAGGACCGTCTCCCCCCGGAACTTCACCACGCCGATCTCGATGATGGCGTCGGTCTCCGGATCCAGGCCGGTGGTTTCCAGATCGAGGGCCACGAAAACGGAGCGCATCCCTGTCGGCCTCTCGCAGAATGCATGACGCAGGGATCATCCCCTCCGGCGGAACAACACGGGGGGCAGGCCGGAACGCCTGCCCCCCGTGGTATGGATTTCCACGCTCATCACAGGTCGATGGCGGTGGTGACCGCCTCGGCCAGGGTGGGGCCGGTGCCGCCGCGGGACATGTCCTCCATCCCGCGCTTCTCGGCGTAATACTTGAAGCCGGTCCCGGCGGGGATCAGGCGCCCGATGATCACATTCTCCTTCAGGCCGCGCAGCTCGTCGATCTTGCCCTCCAGGGCCGTCCCGGCCAGCACCCGGATGGTGTGCTGGAAGGAGGCCGCCGAGAGGAAGGAGTCCGTGGCCAGGGCGGCCTTGGTGATGCCCAGCAGGACCTGACGGGCGGTGGCCGGGCGCTTGCCCTCCGCGACCAGGCGCGCGTTGATGTCCTGGAGGATCAGGCGGTCCACCAGGTCGCCGGGCAGGAAGTCCGTGTCGCCCGGGTTGATGATCTGGACCTT is drawn from Thermoflexus hugenholtzii and contains these coding sequences:
- a CDS encoding polysaccharide deacetylase family protein — encoded protein: MVALTFDDCFLPDLVEPLLQDLEAVGARATFFCVGRVFRAHPELARRLVAGGHELGNHTLHHRMLTPRPDRRVIDAEIDGWQRAVEEALGGPYPTRWFRPPGMAGFTVEADPEILEAVRGRGMRVALWTLDVYRSLERVGIRDPERVAAFLRERVRGGEIVLLHISTSNVEGVRRALPELAARFRLVTLSEMFPPDSP
- a CDS encoding nucleotide sugar dehydrogenase: MKRICVIGAGYVGLTTAACLADLGNRVACVDINEEKIAMLQEGRLPIFEPGLEEIVRRNMKAGRLSFTTSYEEGINGLPAEFVFIAVGTPEGVDGEADLRYVRMAAERIGEVMDHPLIIVNKSTVPVGTGDWVADIVRSRQRRPIPFWVVSNPEFLREGSAVYDFMNPDRIVLGSLDREAAEKVAQLYLPLRSTIMITDLRTAEMIKYASNAFLATKISFINEIANICEALGADVKEVAAGMGYDKRIGRAFLDAGVGWGGSCFHGDTIVYAMTTQGLHVTSIRDLFYSWGGPHAIVVYPEQLWTLTFDPEQAQIVPTRVQALTRRPYQGQMVEIYARMGRRIVLTADHPVIRYREAEGIFEVVPAAQVQPGDRIPLPLVYDWTLPIDESEEMDLLTALIDAPIAPQVKVRALGGKFSEQYDFIKKIISSKDYRLLYEIYRKNYMPLRLFARINQYISTPATQIDCFTNRGRSSTTCPGAFRLDENFARLIGYYLAEGWISLEPGRYNSTRERIGFSFGIHESDLIQDLHNLLDYYRIRYKSSRQEGALVTLISSRILAYLIRDVLQCGTNSYTKSIPPQAFGWSRLLRIALLRGLFSGDGSITLLNQKRHVNFEFATVSPKLAYGVLLMLQSLGIVASVAEKMMNKSKVKAYVIRVNGFDQIVRIRDMLSTSQWQEAEAILAGYQRRIAPLGYRNHEGFATVEVVSVQKYETNDSVFSMETEHGTLIAGPGIWIHNCFPKDVKALIHMAVVHGCHPQLLQAVVEINRDQRRRVVWKLKEILEDLRGMVIGLLGLAFKPNTDDIREAPALEIAGLLLQEGAVVRAYDPVAMPNAARVLPQVIMCADPYELAAGADALVVVTDWNEFKHLDLPRIKQLMRRPVIIDGRNIYEPEMMRELGFIYRGIGRGYNATHGKEIG
- a CDS encoding ABC transporter ATP-binding protein, whose product is MPFSADGEILQAVGIVKRFPGVVANDHVNFSLRRGEIHAILGENGAGKTTLMNILYGLYHPDEGEIYVKGQPVELRRPNDAIRLGIGMVHQHFMLVPVFTVAENIILGQEIRRGPFLDLRRAVQEVRELSRRYGLEVDPEALVKDLPVGVQQRVEILKALYRNADILILDEPTAVLTPQETEELFRVMRHLQRQGVSIIFITHKLKEVLAVADRITVLRNGRVVGVLTPEEADEAHLAAMMVGREVMLTVEKAPARPGEEVLRVEDLRVRDDRGALAVDGVSFSVRAGEILGIAGVQGNGQTELIEALVGLRPVAGGRVFLLGEEVTGRPPRALIDRGMAHIPEDRQKHGLVLPYSVADNLVLNAYDRPPFARGLQRQPQAILEHARRLIALYDIRTPSPYTPARNLSGGNQQKVIAARELSRPIRLLVANQPTRGLDVGATEYIHRKIVEMRDQGVAVLLVSTELDEIFSLSDRIAVMYRGRIVAVLEAAEATLQQVGLLMAGVLPAPARTDGERPAARTLAG
- a CDS encoding ABC transporter permease, with product MERSLRGLARTWGGRLDELTRALRQSVQSGALWVPILAVLTAMGIGGVVVFIATGKPQLALLAYQGLWEGAFGSPKALSETLVQMTPYVFAGLGIALAFHGGLFNIGAEGQLALGAIVAAWIGYALPPLVGGTIPALLHLPLAILGGALAGALWAAIPGWLKARTGGHEVINTIMMNYIALLMASYLLNGPMRDPSPTNVVARTPRIAETARLPRLFADPDLRLHAGFLIALGMALLVAWLLWRTTLGFEIRTVGLNPHAARYAGIPIVRITVLTMAMSGFLAGMAGAVQVTGLNYRHELSFNLGYGFDAIAIALLGKVHPLGVVLAAFLFGALRNGASRMQFLTQVPVDLISVIQALILMFVAAEAIVRTLYRPLFRGAAEEERMVLTRGWGEL
- a CDS encoding helicase C-terminal domain-containing protein, which gives rise to MRSVFVALDLETTGLDPETDAIIEIGVVKFRGETVLDEWGTLVRPERPIPPAVVELTGIRPEEAEQAPPLRALLPRLRALVGDAVLVGHSIDQDLAFLRRYGLFRENEALDTYELAAILVPYAGGHSLSTLARDLGIPVEVVHRALEDARLTHRLFQALFERACQLPEPILEEIVRHAARFPWPPRRFFEEALRAVQRGRFADQSIGAQLRAKGRATAEAYLAPPPVRARPLRPRREPQPLDEEALARLLEPGGALSRIFPDYEHRPQQVEMLRAVAASFNEGTHRMIEAGTGVGKSLAYLIPAAVWALHNGERVVISTYTIPLQEQLLQKDIPVLQRLISESGMADGSALRVALLKGRAHYLCPARLMQLRHAGPSSIDELRMLVKILVWLPTTRTGDGDELYLPTPAERALWARLSADNEACTAEVCAAWGEGGCFLHRARKAAEAAHLIIVNHALLFADVTTQNMVLPEHRHLIIDEAHHLEEAATRQLTVEIDRFGLLRLLQEAGGARDHRTGGLAGALTTLSRGLPPALRGPLTGLTRRLSEAVEAARTGVDVLMDALVAFLEAAAPGRGEHARKVLLQGAERQRPAWAAVEQAWDLLSARWRTVQETLAAIRTALTELLEHGFAEVEEPLGLAQVLSHDFERARQVLEAAIRNPSPDTVYWLEGHGEEGSWPHVRLHAAPLEVGPLVRRHLLGSRRCVIMTSATLQTVDRERQAPSFAFLKERLGAWEMEELALDSPFDYRRNALVYLVTDIPEPGQAGYQRAVEQAVLEAARAIGGRTMVLFTAYAPLRRAARALADPLARLGISVYEQGDGSSRRQLVERFRSAERAVLLGTRSLWEGVDIPGEALSCLIIAKLPFEVPDEPIFAARSARYRDPFLDYAVPEAVLRFRQGFGRLIRRRSDRGVVVILDRRVLTRTYGAWFLTALPPCTLHRGPLSDIGSVLKDWLMGAAAK